A region from the Pungitius pungitius chromosome 16, fPunPun2.1, whole genome shotgun sequence genome encodes:
- the LOC119215786 gene encoding olfactory receptor 1F1-like has protein sequence MSSISTLLNDTVIIHPPGFYIIAFQTFPYISVYIIFLTFVYVVTLMFNILLISIVARDYCLHTPKFMALVNLAIVDLILSTCTIPSMIKLFLFKDNFVPFNLCLVQMYFYYAVLSLESYALAILAYDRFIAICLPLRQNLFNTLPIMFCIVGATWVYNLGRVTHSTVIMTRLSFCNSVRVNSYFCDYAPVFRLACNDYTLHWSIASTSSMVNLLVPFSVIILSYLSILVTVFRMKSVSNRMKALATCIEHLVLVAVFYIPIFSIFLVGLYFRSIDPDQRVLSLSLATCIPPCINPIVYSLKTREIKTRALALVQRIKTSP, from the coding sequence ATGTCTTCTATCAGCACTCTTTTAAATGACACTGTCATCATTCATCCTCCAGGATTTTATATCATTGCATTTCAAACGTTTCCCTACATAAGTGTCTACATTATCTTCCTTACCTTTGTCTATGTGGTTACACTAATGTTCAATATTTTATTGATCTCTATAGTTGCTCGAGATTACTGCTTACATACTCCAAAATTTATGGCTCTTGTCAACCTTGCAATAGTTGATTTAATCTTAAGCACGTGCACTATTCCCAGCATGATTAAGTTATTCCTCTTTAAGGATAATTTTGTTCCATTCAACCTCTGTCTGGTACAAATGTATTTCTACTATGCTGTTTTATCTTTGGAGTCATATGCACTCGCTATACTCGCCTATGACCGGTTCATTGCGATATGTTTACCCTTGCGTCAGAACTTATTCAACACACTGCCGATCATGTTTTGCATTGTAGGTGCGACTTGGGTGTACAATCTGGGCAGAGTCACACATAGCACGGTGATCATGACTCGACTGTCATTTTGCAATTCTGTCAGAGTGAACAGCTATTTCTGTGACTATGCGCCTGTGTTCAGACTCGCCTGCAATGATTACACATTGCATTGGTCAATAGCTTCAACTTCTAGTATGGTGAATCTTTTGGTCCCTTTTTCTGTTATTATTCTGTCTTACCTTAGCATATTGGTCACTGTGTTCAGAATGAAATCAGTAAGCAATAGGATGAAAGCTCTTGCCACTTGCATTGAGCACCTAGTCCTTGTTGCTGTATTTTACATTCCTATATTCAGCATATTCCTAGTGGGGCTTTATTTCCGATCCATAGACCCCGACCAGCGTGTCTTGAGCCTGTCACTTGCCACTTGCATCCCACCCTGCATCAATCCGATTGTATATTCTTTGAAGACCAGAGAGATTAAAACCAGGGCTCTGGCACTGGTTCAGAGAATTAAAACAAGCCCTTGa